One window of Catharus ustulatus isolate bCatUst1 chromosome 3, bCatUst1.pri.v2, whole genome shotgun sequence genomic DNA carries:
- the ENPP4 gene encoding bis(5'-adenosyl)-triphosphatase ENPP4, translated as MSSMLMLYFAGTLMCCACSAGDLVPKLLLVSFDGFRADYLETYKLPHLQEFIEDGVLVKEVINAFITKTFPNHYTIVTGLYEESHGIVANDMYDADAKKKFSQFNDSDPFWWDDAVPIWVTNQQQGKGASAAAMWPGSDVKINNTTPRFFMKYNFSVKFEERVERIVSWLNSSDTVVNFAVLYWEEPDASGHKFGPDDTQNMRRVLEEVDKHVGFLMSKLKASGLWDTVNVIITSDHGMASCSAEKLIVLDKCLGRDYYTLIDKTPVAAVLPRQDKEVVYNLLKNCSSHMKVYLKEEIPDRFHYSHHKRIQPIILVADEGWTIVQNETLTKLGDHGYDNALPSMHPFLAARGPAFRRGHRLGTMANVDIYPMMCHILGLAPRPHNGTFANTKCLLADQWCISVPEAIGIVIGVFMVLSTFTCIIIITKNRVAPSRPFARLQLQSDDDDPLIG; from the exons ATGAGCTCCATGTTGATGTTGTATTTTGCTGGAACCCTCATGTGTTGTGCTTGCTCAGCTGGTGACTTGGTACCCAAGTTGCTCCTTGTGTCCTTTGATGGCTTCAGGGCTGATTACTTGGAAACCTATAAACTTCCTCATCTCCAGGAATTCATTGAGGATGGGGTGCTTGTAAAAGAAGTCATTAATGCTTTTATCACCAAAACCTTCCCAAACCACTACACCATAGTGACAGGTTTGTATGAGGAAAGCCATGGCATTGTGGCTAATGACATGTACGATGCAGATGCTAAGAAAAAATTTTCACAGTTCAACGATTCGGATCCCTTCTGGTGGGATGACGCTGTTCCCATTTGGGTAACAAATCAGCAACAAGGAAAGGGAGCAAGTGCTGCTGCAATGTGGCCTGGTAGTGACGTAAAAATCAACAACACAACCCCTCGTTTCTTCATGAAGTACAACTTCTCAGTGAAGTTTGAGGAGAGAGTGGAGAGAATTGTTTCGTGGCTGAACAGCTCAGACACAGTGGTCAATTTTGCTGTGCTCTACTGGGAAGAACCGGATGCAAGCGGGCACAAGTTCGGCCCAGACGACACCCAGAACATGCGCAGAGTGCTGGAAGAAGTGGATAAACATGTTGGCTTCCTTATGAGCAAACTGAAGGCATCAGGGCTGTGGGACACTGTTAATGTCATAATAACAAGTGACCATGGAATggcctcctgctctgcagagaagctgATTGTCCTGGATAAATGCCTTGGGCGCGATTACTACACCCTGATCGACAAGACTCCGGTCgctgcagtgctgccaaggcagg ACAAAGAAGTCGTGTATAACTTACTCAAAAATTGCAGCAGTCACATGAAGGTGtatctgaaagaagaaattccAGACAGATTCCACTATAGCCATCACAAGAGAATCCAGCCCATCATTCTGGTTGCAGATGAAGGCTGGACAATTGTGCAGAATGAGACCCTTACCAAGT tGGGGGACCATGGCTATGACAACGCCCTGCCCAGCATGCACCCGTTCCTGGCCGCGCGCGGTCCCGCCTTCCGGCGCGGCCACCGCCTGGGCACCATGGCCAACGTGGACATCTACCCCATGATGTGCCACATCCTGGGGCTGGCCCCGCGGCCGCACAACGGCACCTTCGCCAACACCAAGTGCCTGCTGGCTGACCAGTGGTGCATCAGCGTCCCCGAGGCCATTGGGATCGTCATCGGCGTTTTCATGGTGCTGAGCACCTTCAcctgcatcatcatcatcaccaagAACAGAGTGGCTCCCTCCCGGCCCTTTGCCCGGCTGCAGCTACAGAGTGATGACGATGATCCTTTGATTGGATAG
- the ENPP5 gene encoding ectonucleotide pyrophosphatase/phosphodiesterase family member 5: MMPQKRGQVPSRIAMSSYGKVLGFFLLFLQSALCLQPAQPRVLLVSFDGFRWDYIYRVPTPNFHYAMRSGVHVRQVTNVFITKTYPNHYTLVTGLYAESHGIVANEMYDPVLNETFSLNKMNTHNSKFWEDASPIWVTNQREGHKSGAAMWPGTDVKIHGVLPAYYMPYNESVPFEDRVAKLIDWFTSEEPINFGLLYWEQPDEAGHLLGPENPLMGAIISDIDRKLGYLISELKKAKLWDVINVIVTSDHGMSQSSSERLIELDQYVSRELYEIIDHSPTVAILPKEGKLEEVYEALVNAHPNMTVYKKEQIPDRFHYKHNVKIQPILAVADKGWEIVRNRTDGFLIGNHGYDNTVPEMHPIFLAVGPAFRKNATKQFMNATDLYPLLCHLLGINPLPNNGSLSAVKDILVEEVPGARGADSYSTVIGVFLGSLLVLVFTAVFVKHFVLAQANSMQIQHTEAAQPLLQD, encoded by the exons ATGATGCCTCAGAAGAGGGGGCAGGTACCTTCCAGAATAGCCATGAGCAGTTATGGGAAAGTCCTGggatttttcttgctctttcttcAGAGTGCACTGTGtctccagccagcccagcccagagtgCTGCTGGTGTCTTTTGATGGGTTTCGATGGGATTACATCTACAGAGTGCCCACTCCCAACTTCCACTATGCCATGAGGAGCGGGGTGCACGTCAGGCAGGTCACCAATGTGTTCATAACCAAGACCTACCCCAACCACTACACCCTGGTGACCGGGCTCTATGCAGAGAGCCACGGCATCGTCGCTAACGAGATGTACGACCCTGTGCTGAACGAAACCTTCTCCCTGAACAAAATGAACACCCACAACTCCAAGTTCTGGGAAGATGCCAGCCCGATATGGGTGACGAACCAGAGGGAAGGACACAAATCTGGCGCTGCTATGTGGCCTGGGACAGATGTGAAGATACATGGAGTCTTGCCTGCGTATTACATGCCCTATAATGAATCTGTTCCCTTTGAAGACAGGGTAGCAAAGCTCATTGACTGGTTTACATCAGAAGAACCCATAAACTTTGGTCTCCTGTACTGGGAGCAGCCTGATGAGGCAGGCCACTTGCTGGGCCCAGAAAACCCACTAATGGGAGCGATAATCAGTGACATTGACAGAAAACTGGGGTATCTCATTTCTGAACTGAAGAAAGCGAAGCTGTGGGATGTGATAAATGTCATAGTCACGAGTGATCACGGAATGTCACAGTCGTCCTCAGAAAGGCTCATTGAACTTGATCAGTACGTGAGCAGAGAGCTCTATGAAATCATCGACCACTCCCCTACTGTGGCCATTTTGCCAAAAGAAG GCAAACTGGAAGAAGTATATGAAGCTTTGGTCAACGCTCATCCCAACATGACTGTGTATAAAAAGGAGCAGATTCCAGATAGATTTCATTACAAACACAACGTTAAAATTCAGCCCATCTTAGCAGTGGCTGATAAAGGATGGGAAATTGTACGTAACAGGACTGATGGTTTTCTGA TTGGTAATCATGGATATGACAACACTGTACCAGAAATGCACCCCATTTTTTTGGCAGTTGGGCCTGCTTTCAGAAAGAATGCCACCAAACAATTCATGAATGCTACGGACTTGTACCCCTTACTGTGCCACCTGCTTGGCATCAATCCACTGCCCAACAATGGTTCCTTAAGTGCTGTGAAGGATATACTTGTGGAGGAAGTTCCTGGAGCCCGTGGAGCAGATTCCTACTCCACTGTTATAGGAGTCTTCCTGGGCAGcttgcttgttttggtttttactgCAGTTTTTGTTAAGCATTTTGTCCTTGCCCAAGCAAATTCCATGCAAATCCAACACACTGAAGctgcccagccactgctgcaagATTAA